The Pseudomonas protegens genome contains the following window.
GCATCGAGATCCGCCCGTGTGCCTACCTCCATAACTACGTCAGCGACGGCATCATAGACTCAGCGCACTACGAGCCTCATATCAGCAAAGCTCCACTGTTTCTGAAAGGCCCTGAAGAGCTCAGCAAGCTCCGAAGCTTTCTGAAAAATCATATTGCTCACGGCGACAACAAAGAGGTCCTTTACGAACTGTCCGATGGAAAAATCCGCCCGTCAAAAGCGCTAGCCGAGGCCCTGGGCGGGCTGATGAAAGGCAAGCCTGAGTTCGTATTGATTGACGATCAGAAGGCAATTTTCGAGTCGGCGCTCGCAGCGGCAAGCGAGGCTTCGGAACAGACGCCAAAGGTGCTGATCATCGAGGGGGGACCAGGCACCGGGAAAACTGTTCTAGCTATCAATCTGCTGGTGAGGCTCACCGAATTGAAGCTGTTGAGCAAATACGTCTCCAAGAATGCTGCCCCGCGCAAGGTCTACGAAAGCAAATTGGTTGGCACCGTCAAACGCAGCCACTTCTCCAACTTCTTTTCAGGCTCAGGGGCGTTCATCGAGACTGAGCCCAACACATTCGATGCGCTTATCGTAGACGAAGCTCACCGGCTGAATGAGAAAAGCGGGCTTTATGGAAACCTTGGGGAAAACCAGATCAAGGAGCTGATTGATTCAGCGAAATGCTCAATTTTCTTCATTGATGAAGACCAGCGTGTAACCTTGAGGGATATCGGCAGCAAGCAGGCGATACGCGCCTTTGCAAAAGCCAAGGGTGCTGTGGTTGAAGAACACGTGCTGTCTTCGCAGTTTCGCTGCAGTGGTTCTGACGGTTACCTAGCATGGCTGGATGACACGCTAGGCATTCGCTCGACGGCAAATCCGACGCTTGAGACTCAAGAGTACGAGTTTAAGGTGTTCGACTCACCTCAGGCGATGCATGAAGCAATCAACGAGAAAAACCACGGAAACAAAGCTCGTGTGGTCGCGGGCTATTGCTGGCCTTGGTTGAGCAAGAAAGACCCCACCGCCGCTGACATCGTCATTGGTGACTACAAACGCCAATGGAACCT
Protein-coding sequences here:
- a CDS encoding DUF2075 domain-containing protein yields the protein MIVYAATKQQFLKDNDNDDIEEVILRHYKEATGKNVGSSEIRSWQGSLTYMAKVLRDEGLPNDAGLAIELHIPQSSKRIDFLLTGRDENQAKKAVLIELKQWSKANATTKDAIVKTALGGGLVETIHPSYQVWSYAALLEGFNEAVYDKSIEIRPCAYLHNYVSDGIIDSAHYEPHISKAPLFLKGPEELSKLRSFLKNHIAHGDNKEVLYELSDGKIRPSKALAEALGGLMKGKPEFVLIDDQKAIFESALAAASEASEQTPKVLIIEGGPGTGKTVLAINLLVRLTELKLLSKYVSKNAAPRKVYESKLVGTVKRSHFSNFFSGSGAFIETEPNTFDALIVDEAHRLNEKSGLYGNLGENQIKELIDSAKCSIFFIDEDQRVTLRDIGSKQAIRAFAKAKGAVVEEHVLSSQFRCSGSDGYLAWLDDTLGIRSTANPTLETQEYEFKVFDSPQAMHEAINEKNHGNKARVVAGYCWPWLSKKDPTAADIVIGDYKRQWNLDQDGSLWIIAENSIEQVGCIHTCQGLEVDYIGVIIGPDLVVRDGKVVTSPDERDKHDKSIRGWKKMMKEQPTLAKNETDLIIKNTYRTLMTRGMKGCYLYCTDKETAQYFESRLSQHSND